The Gammaproteobacteria bacterium sequence CCGGGCTTCCATGCTTGAAACCTGAGATAACGTAAAGGACAAGCTGACGATGAATGCCGAGGCCAGCGCGGTGATATTGAGGAAGCTATAACCTTTAGCACGGATCGTAGCTAAAACAGCGCCGCCGACAAAAAAGGCGTAGTACGTACCCAAATAGGTAATCGACGATAGTTCCGGACGGATCAGCCAGACCGCGAACAGCAGGATTGCCCACCACGAAAAAATCACATCTAACTTATGCGAGAGGCCAATAAAGAGCAGAGCGAAAACGAGAAGATAGAACCTGATTTCGAATATCAACGTCCAATAAACGCCATCAACGAATGGTTGCTTAAACACCGGCGCCACCATCGTCAGACTGGCAAAGAATTGGGGAAGAGAGACGCTCATTTTTTCTCCGCCCCAGAAAATCGCGAAGAACGATGTAAAACAAACAGCAAACCAGAATGCCGGATACAGACGAACCAACCGGCCAACGGCAAACCGATCGGCGGTTTTTCCCGACGCCGAGGTATAGATGACGTAACCACTAATTAGAAAAAATAACTCAACACCGAGGTAACCGTACTTGGCAAATGCGACGGCGACGCTGTATTCATGCAGCGAGGAGATTTTCCCGTTGGTTATGCCATTAAAAAGATAATGAAAAGCGACGACGCTCAACGACGCTGCAAATCTGACGTAGTCCAACAATTGGATGCGTTGTTCCATAACTTGAATCCCTAACCAAGTGGCTCCCTTCCGTTCAAGAGGATATCGTAACAGCGGAGCGAGCGACCCTTGAACTCGGATCGATTTAATCCTCTCAACCAGTTTTTTCTCAAGAACCGCCTTGATAGAACGATTGACGAATACCCACGTTCCGAATGATAGGTCGCCGATAAGAACCCCATCCACCAGTCACAATAAATGCGGGATTTTAATTATGGAAATAATCATTCTATAATTAGGTCATGCGAACAGCGATCCCATCGGTACGCCCCCATGGCCCCGGCCGTCCCCGCGAGTTCGTCATGGACGAGGTAATGAACAAGGCCGTTCGCGTGTTCTGCGAGCGCGGTTTCCACGCCACCTCGATCACCGATCTTGCGCAGGCAACAGAGTTGACGGCCGGCAGTCTCTACAAGGCATTCAAGGACAAGCGTGCGATCTTTCTGGCGGCACTGGACCACGAGTCGACCCAGCGCCGCGCCGAGTTAATGGAAGCGATTGATGCCGTGCGCACGGGTCGAGAGAAGCTGCACCGCGCATTGATGTTCTACGCTGACATGTCCTGCGGCACGAACGGTCAGCGTGGGTGCCTCGTTGTTGGCACCGCCGTCGAACTCGCGACGTTCGATCCCGAAATCGCCGAGCGGGTCGTCGGCTTGATGAAGAGGCGAGAGAAGTTGCTGGTCGATCTAATCCAGCGGGGACAGGCCGATGGTTCGGTGTCCAAAGCAATCGACGTCAAAGCGACCGCGCGCTTTCTGCTGTGCTTGTTCCACGGCCTACGTGTGGTCGGCAAAACGTCACCGAAGCGGGCGGAAATGATCGCGGCGGTCGAAGTTGCAATGAAGGCGCTCGACTGATTTTTTTTTCACCAATTAGGAAATATTTATTCCCATTTAGGAACCTAGTGATGACAACAAAGACCATGGCGTCGCCCGCCCTACCGATCGCCAGTAACGGTATATCAGCTTGGATGGTCTTTCTGCTGGCCAGCGCCTGCGGACTAGTTGCCGCCAATCTGTATTACGCTCAACCATTAATCAGTTTGATCGCGCCCGCGATCGGGCTGCATCCATCGACCGCCAGTCTTATAGTGACGCTCACGCAGATGGGGTATTGCGCAGGGCTCGTATTGCTGGTCCCGTTGGGCGATCTGGTTGAGAACCGTCGTCTCATTCTCTGGACACTGAGTCTGGCGTTCTTCGCGTTGGTCGCGACGGCCGTCGCGCAATCGACACCTTGGTTGCTGGCGGCTTCGCTGTTCGTCGGCCTGGGTTCAGTGGTGGTGCAGATGCTGGTACCAATTGCTGCCCATCTCGCTCCCGAGGCGAGCCGAGGGCGAGTGGTCGGTAACGTCATGAGCGGTTTGCTGACCGGTGTCATGTTAGCCCGGCCCGTGTCGAGCCTCATCGCGAGCGCGTTCGGCTGGCGAGCGGTGTTTGGCGTATCGGCCGGACTCATGGCCATGCTCGGCTTGATCCTGCAGCGCTTGCTGCCGCAACGGTATCCGACTGCAGATCATGGTTATGTCCAGCTGATCGGTTCCTTGTGGATCCTGTTGCGGGACACGCCGCTGTTGCGGCGGCGCGCCGCCTACCAAGCGGCGCTGTTCGCCGCGTTCAGTCTCTTTTGGACCGCCGTTCCACTGGTGTTGTCGGGTCCGATCTTTGGTTTGACCCAGCGTGGCATAGCGCTGTTCGCGCTGGTGGGTGTCGCGGGCGCGCTGGCGGCGCCGATAGCAGGACATTTGGCCGACCGTGGCCAAACCCGCGTGGCGACCTGTCTCGCGATTGTCACGGTGGCGGTATCATTCCTGCTAGCGTGGATCGGCGGCACGGGATCGCTGGCGGCACTGCTGGCGGCCGCGGTGTTGTTGGACTTCGGTGTGCAAGCGAATGTCGTGTTGGGTCAGCGCGCGATCTATTCGCTCGGTGCGCACATCCGCAGCCGTCTGAATGGGTTATACATCACCATCTTCTTCGCCGGCGGCGCGCTCGGCTCGTCCATTGCGAGCTTCGCTTACACACGGAGCGGCTGGGAGCTGGTGAGCTGGATCGGATTCGCCTTCCCAATGACAGCGCTGCTGTT is a genomic window containing:
- a CDS encoding acyltransferase, with amino-acid sequence MEQRIQLLDYVRFAASLSVVAFHYLFNGITNGKISSLHEYSVAVAFAKYGYLGVELFFLISGYVIYTSASGKTADRFAVGRLVRLYPAFWFAVCFTSFFAIFWGGEKMSVSLPQFFASLTMVAPVFKQPFVDGVYWTLIFEIRFYLLVFALLFIGLSHKLDVIFSWWAILLFAVWLIRPELSSITYLGTYYAFFVGGAVLATIRAKGYSFLNITALASAFIVSLSFTLSQVSSMEARKGTDYSEVVIGLLIVSFYLLFFLLNLRVLSRLKLPFSLFLGGLAYPIYLLHAHFGYMVMSTFGNESNKWIVYALLLLIVVTVSRIVNAGIETRLKNYWYGFFDGSIGAMVRKSLLWKSVLLRKSVVLFPRKRNNPAPEKGRQ
- a CDS encoding MFS transporter translates to MASPALPIASNGISAWMVFLLASACGLVAANLYYAQPLISLIAPAIGLHPSTASLIVTLTQMGYCAGLVLLVPLGDLVENRRLILWTLSLAFFALVATAVAQSTPWLLAASLFVGLGSVVVQMLVPIAAHLAPEASRGRVVGNVMSGLLTGVMLARPVSSLIASAFGWRAVFGVSAGLMAMLGLILQRLLPQRYPTADHGYVQLIGSLWILLRDTPLLRRRAAYQAALFAAFSLFWTAVPLVLSGPIFGLTQRGIALFALVGVAGALAAPIAGHLADRGQTRVATCLAIVTVAVSFLLAWIGGTGSLAALLAAAVLLDFGVQANVVLGQRAIYSLGAHIRSRLNGLYITIFFAGGALGSSIASFAYTRSGWELVSWIGFAFPMTALLFYVTEFARE
- a CDS encoding TetR/AcrR family transcriptional regulator — protein: MDEVMNKAVRVFCERGFHATSITDLAQATELTAGSLYKAFKDKRAIFLAALDHESTQRRAELMEAIDAVRTGREKLHRALMFYADMSCGTNGQRGCLVVGTAVELATFDPEIAERVVGLMKRREKLLVDLIQRGQADGSVSKAIDVKATARFLLCLFHGLRVVGKTSPKRAEMIAAVEVAMKALD